tggttttctcgaagatggggaggtagttgtgagggtttttaaTGTTCAGAGACATGATCGGAAAAGAAGGTGATTTGGAGATCAAACAAAGTTTAAATTTGAGGGTTTTTAATATGTTGGAAACTGTTTTTGAGAACCTTGAATTCGAGACTGCAGTGGTAGAACCTCGATTTAGGGATGGAACAACTTTTATATAAAGTGaagaagtgaatgctgacgtggcagttgTTACAAATGTTTAATGGCTAAGATCTGTCTACGTTAGAAGCTCTCTTGCGACAACCGATGAtagttgtttggaaacctctgttggtcgttgggaacagtgtgagtcaaacagtcgttagataaacagaagttatgagaacATATGATAACTTCCagcagttttttttttcaatcggtGTAACTCAACAGTCGTAAGTCTAACATATgttattagcccaaccactgttagtatcaaatcctctgttaagcattttaagattgaatatcatctgttgttcgttaacatctgttgacccatagcagacctttgcatcttcagacatttattcatcagcagatgctctcttttgtcagactttagctacaacacaccttttataacacaaaatataccgtaaattcttccaaaaaactgttgttgataaacaaaattatataataatacttataccAGACGCTAGATagtaatacttattcatcattagcccaaccactgttagtatcaaatcctctgttatgcatcttaagattgaatatcatctgttgttcgttaacatctgttgacccatagcagacctttgcatcttcagacatttattcatcagcagatgctctcttttgtcagactttagctacaacacaccttttataacacaaaatatactgtaaattcttccaaaaaactgttgttggtaaacaaaattatataataataattatgcCAGAcgctatataataatacttattcatcattagcccaaccactattagtatcaaatcctctgttatgcatcttaagattgaatatcatctgttgttcgttaacatctgttgacccatagcagacctttgcatcttcagacatttattcgtcagcagatgctctcttttgtcagactttagctacaacaaaccttttataacacaaaatttACCGTAAATTCTACCAAAAAACTGTTGTTggtaaacaaaattatataataatacttataccagacgctatataataatacttattcatcattagcccaaccactattagtatcaaatcctctgttatacattttaagattgaatatcatttgTTGTCCGTTAACATCTGTTGAACCATAGCAAACCTTTGCATCTTCATACATTTATtaatcagcagatgctctcttttgtcagactttagctacaacacaccttttataacacaaaaatataccgtaaattgttccaaaaaactgttattgataaacaaaattatataataatacttatagcagaggttatataataatacttattcatcattagcccaaccactgttagtatcaacagtcgttagaatacacagttgtttcatcatcagcatATTTTCTCTTTTGCCAAACTTtaactacaacagaccttttacaacTCGAAGTATTGACTCTCTGTAATTTGTAGGAGCATAGATTATTAAAAAAAGTGCTTTCAATGATCAAAttctaaacatttgttttatctttccACTCATCTATTCACAatcaaaccaacccttgatactattaaacctctgttgtattaccaaacagatgttcaaacacaattcaacataaacataatctaaatcttactcaaacactaaataagtaaaaacaaaacacaacatagattcttaaaattaaaatttagtcatttattcatgacattaaaactaaaactccaataattacatcacatactgaacaacattaaaggtcaaatctaacaataacaacaagaattaagaaaccttagcttcaactccatcgattgctgaacctctctaTATATGTCCTTCaacatcgccatgaactccacgtccctatcaccgcactctatattactgacaacacaaagctcacgaacggaagttgaaggcatccgcataagatctctggaaacctgCACTCTAGTAAAcaggccaacttgcaatccatcaaaacatctcttcaactcttgaagagtagccctatcttcatacacctgttcctcgatTTTCCTAATAAAAtgctgctttaaatcatctgattttgcatttgtgaatgacgccatttgaataaactatattacttgactttcctgaaagtatgatatcttcgtaggaaaacgtgatgaaaaacaggtgaagtgactatgagtttatatactgaaatttGGCATAACATgtacatttaatataaacataatAATGTATATTTTAAAACAACAATCatttaatgcaaaaaccttttcaaacaccaacttttatgggaaaactgtaaaattaaataccaagaaacccaagggaaACAATTTTGaagttcaaagaacaaaagcagattatcaaaattacaattaacctcttgaTTTACCATGTAGAggcgtttttaaactctataaaaccccgatgattacttttgattcaaaacatcaacaaatttccctacaaatcactttctgtcaaaaatagttccaaatcagaaaaccaacaaaaaaactaCATGGAAAACTttagcttctaccactggtcagacaccagcaaTGTTAAAACACAGTGCTCCATGTGGTCACTGAAAGAACaaagaacagacgaagaactaaacaggaaagtcgaTATAATAaatgacactaattacaacaaaacctggaacaacatagcattgctcgatgaagtcctccactctcctccatcagagttccagaagaatacagaagagtttctgacacaacttctaaatcaggatcagaaaatctgcaacatgctaactgacctgaaaATCAAAAGAGAACATGAAATCACATAGAGAAAGGCAAGAGTCTAcgaaatcctagcaagtgttaactctagcgtgtaatactttataaatatttctttaaatttatatttttctaTGTAGTCGtttcattttaataatataaacataCATCTTAATATTCTAAAATGTCAGTGTCTataaaaactctcaacatcatcaacagttaatGAAAATCAGAAACAAACCTAACATGCAAAGGTCTCTTCTCAACTGTTGTAGTACATCTGACTTTTCACGATATTGCACGAATCTAtcctttctataaaaggagaaaatctTCCTGAGGCAAGAAAACCTGACTTTCGATTTAAGGAAAATCGAacaatgcaactctcccatcaaagaatatagcacatgcaacttttaACGTGGGAAACCTTtttgaaacgacgatgttggaacaatgatactggaacgataacatgtaaacataatcaacaaacattcgaacaaagaagtgtaatcggagattagcgactgaatcacgagaaagatgcatttgagagtgAGAGATATGATCACAGATATGAGCGGGAGAGATTTGAATGTCGAGCTAGATTATTAacccttatttataggattagaatatatggtttgaattttgaattttcaattttgaatgtggagccagaattaTGAATCTCAACAGATGTTTATTGGGAAATAatgtttgattataaaatgttGAGGGCAGATGTTTAAACAAAAGTTTAAATGTTATTTTATATTAGGCTTAACATGGGCAGACCTTTCCCtcagcagacctttgcatcttaaatgtgggccaactttgaatattaaagtcttttaatattaggcattatgatgtaataatgacataagaaaaaccttgttggacatgctctctagctgacacattagcttttcttatgtcacttggatttctccttttatagaaagtactagcggtaagacccgtgtgcaaacgcgggtcgtttcttagaaaaccatgcataacatatattgacagatagtaaaaaaataattagtgcagacttataaaattgatatacactaatggtcaatagctttattcaacagcaattccattatgttgatagcaaaaCCACTGttgtttcttagaaaaccatgcataacatatattgacagatagtaaaaaaaaattactgCAGAtttacaaaattgatataaattaatgatcaataggtttattcaacaacaattccattatgttgataggAAACTATGTTGTCTATTAAATGTTAAAAACTTATGTTTCTTTCCAACAGACTTTACTAAGAACTGTCATCgattatgtaacacctcgaaaactCGCATCctataatgtgttgacacgtgtcatatgtttgaacgtgtgaaagaatgttatagaaggactaaagttaACAATCATGGAAAGTATGTAAATATACAAGTTCTAAATGTCAACAGTGAATAAATATACTGTAcattaaccctacatgatgctcatacctGCAAACGaatagatcatggatcatacgaagctaaatatgaaagaaggtgagagattacaaactacagaggttaaatgtgtcaacatgtttaagttatacctctgggtgaccttttgacaaacccgaagctttgtaacagcTAATTATGCTCAATAGAATGcatgataaaaatttcataaagttctGTCATCGTaagagaaagttatgatcaatttcgtgtgcgaggggttaaagcgtcaacgttgaaagttatgactttccgggtaacaataaagttaaCCGAGGTCTTAACAAAGTGGGTATTTATCTTGAAGCCCTTATGTGTCAAATTAGAGGGTTCATATTGCAAGAAATAAGTTAGTTGACCTTTTGGAAGGGCCAAGAGTCAAGTATGCGGAAACTAGAAAATGTGGAAGCTGAACATaaggcccaagcgggccgcgtaagacccaacaacatcttacgcgggccgcctaaaaggcccagatgcagaaaaatgtgaCAGTTGGTtgtttgagcttgtaaccgacctTTAACAGATGTTTCACTTCATGGGCGACCCCTAGGCAACCCCTAGAGCACTAGGGACACTTGTGAATGAGTTGTGGTCAGTTGTAGACTTACATGTCAACAATCTAGTGGGTTTGAATCACTATATAAAGTCCCACATGTTGGCAACATTGATCATTCTTTCCCATTTGCATtcctgatcatttctggagctcaagtgcaATTCCAAATCATCTCTGGTCGTTCATGGGACTCTTGTAAGTTTGCCTAACCTtccttagttaagtttttgcttagttgtagcttaaaagtcaaaccgtcgtaattaacggttgacttaacgattaatcactgaTGGTCTAGTGATTTGTCGaattgaaagtagttataagttggtaattatgtgggcaataaacccttaaaagggcaccctctgattccctctctaactaggtcaaatgtcgggtcaaacttgttattaaaaagtcaacagaatgcttaatttaCAATTTATGCATAAGTAGCAATATAGAACACATACAACctatttgatcattaatataacttggtaattagcGTAAGAGCAtatctaaacatgttcaacccgacaatttactatttagacccggttcggaaccaaaagtcgcaaagctttgacttttgccttgacttcagttctgacccgttttggtatgatttagaaatacctTAGAGATCTATTTGGACCAGGTTACAtgctagtataaccctctgtgattatacaccaTGGTTCATTAGTTAACCAATTAATACGCATGATTCCGTTAattgcccatatgttgaccattatgcccttttcaccttaaaacgtgatttttgaaaatgtaaaagagcaAAAACCTTAGTCACTGATATATAAACTTGTAcccaaagtttgacatcagtttgaggtgtagTTTGAgtgttatgctcattagcgtgaattgaaagctttatgttaattAAACGACATAACTAGCGTATGGCCTATCTAAGCCtactttttgatatcaaacttattacccactgatgtaatatattattttgggatttttaaagatttttaattaattttaggctgagcataacttatagtcgtaggcttaatccggtaattgtcggttttgcgcttacaggctataaaatgagttttacatatctaATTGACTCCAAACCTCTTTCTACTGATtacatatgataaataaattattttaagccttctggaataataaaaaaatatcagCTTTATGTATAGAACCCGGAAATGGCTTctaatcgcctttttaagcgtttttaacgcatagtatgtactagaactattttaaacatacaaGGGTTGATACCTACTAATATTTTGGGCAAATTAtgatattttaacagtaagcaaaagttgtTTAACTCAGACTTCAGTTTTGAGCTTTACAGCTTATGTGAAATttccaaaatgcccctacggtgcatagtttggttataattgataaatttcacatatatactttaccctactgttataacctAGTACACTAAGTATTTTTGCTGATTttatcagacctgtaactcaagTTAATACTTAGACTCTTTTATAACCCTGAAAATGATCAAACTACCCCTACGAGGCATCGTTTGTGTTTAAATTCGTTTCGGGCATAATAAAAGACATCtttctgatgtcacaacatatttgaagcatattaacttagaaaACCTGCATATGGCTCTTATGAATACCCGTTAAGCTtattacgcgttcggttcggtttatgtaactagttcgcataaattagccgaaacgggtcaaaccttatcggttttatctcaaaatccagaatgtgtatGAAATACCCATATTAagcaagtctccgaacttgttgggtctaaatcacattctatttcCGGTCTTTGCCTAATCGTGCGTTTGAAACGTATAattaaccggtctaagtttaggcttaattaaagacccgttagcattctaaatggttatttataccatcattccagactagagccttccggtaaattgtacctacgcttacttaagtgaatacggctgagttattataattcttgctatttaagacaggagctagctcaggtaaatactcttaacttattttccctattacgggcttgggatacggtaaaataaataccgcatggtcaggtatgggatccAAAGACCAATAagtcgggaaatccaaataacctgttttaattcgtattgcttgacttaAACATTGGGGTTTAATGCGACcggtcctggatatccttgactcataaaatacaatggccacgacctaggcatggggtgtaggcatacacctgacagatgccaTATGTTTATTAATTAATGatacccaataagggattcccaataagggaatagtggtgtgtcggttaatcatgaacCGGCATagaaccgggccccgtatgtagagcaagatatgtaaaactgataacatgagatgtagtttgtcccaagtataaaagattaaattTTGCCTTGTGCATTCTAATCAAAGTGTCAAAACATCTTCGTGCCTGGAGCGCCTAAATAAATTTTCACAGACATCCTTAAATGAGTcggttgagtgtatttaccagtgaaaactgacgtatttccaaaagtctaagtgacaggtacaagtacgtaataggctggaagctgctcaggacgttaataaggaatcttgcaagttctaggcgtctaaagtctgttgaacaatatataTGTTcgtgatccgcctgtggatcctttacttttcgttgtaatacttggatattactttttattcggattgtaatatatttatcttttgcttccgctgtgcatttatatattgtgttgtttgactatgatgatatcaattacgtcgcGATACTcccctaccgggcccaccggtgacacatggaaatatcggggtgtgacaggttggtatcagagccaacactgggTGAATTAAAcgctagccttttgtgtttaatctcagttacatagttgcacattcttgagtctagacaagaacataggacaaattctaaTTCGTTTTATTTGTCCTTATTTGGTTCCTTTGTTATTTTCTGATTAGCtcttgcatgggcaagtcatttttgtagaagtcccgtttagggcaaccatatacttgtttaaattttaaaggaacgattatattaaaaatatcatTCCTATATTATAAaaatctaccattataataaaatggcaatatctaaaaaggacaagacctagctcatgtgtcattttaagaaaGGGCCAAGACGTTAGTtccacaattagattcagatccttgttaacatttcaaattaggattgttctgcgttaaatattataagaatcttaagagtgaaatcTAGCCTGAGGGTCATTATAAAAatctggccaagatggtaagacatGTTTACAAGATTCgtatccctgttaacatctgaaaatatGTTATCACTCCTAGCAGACGTGATTCATTAAAATCACAcccgtcattcttatataaggatTCTTCAAAACATTCCTAACCCAACTTAATAATCTCGGAATCATGGGATTAAATCACCAACTAAGATGGTCATATTTTGACCATACATTGGTAACATAGTGCCTACGGGCCTTGCTCATTTCTACATAAGCCAAAAGACAGTGGTAGTGATGACTCCCTGTCcaaaaaaggtaatgaactatgttcaaacctaaATGCTTTCTCTGAAatcataatttataatttaaaaatgtCCTTACGACTAGGCCTTTCGTGCCACTAATAAAAACTGTTATTGTTTTAAACGTCACATACGCCCCGTTTATGCGAaaactctttgtattttcattgattttggtactcatttgagttgtttgtgaaaatacaggTCCGGGCTTCGGCCCAGTGTTGAAACGGAGGCTTTTGGAGCAAAATGGAGCGAAAATGGTGCATTCCAGCAAACTGCCAGatatggcactaccgtgccaaacactggcacgaccgtgccaggcCTTCCGACAGCGGCACTCTCAACCAGCACTAGCATCCAGCAACAACACCATCAAAATTCAGGggagcacgaccgtgccaaacactggcacgaccgtgccaggtCAATTTTTGCTCCTGATCAGCTTGTTTCCGAGAACGATGTAGTTGTTATCGAGCACTATCGGCTCGCACGACCAGACCATGCCCgagcacggtcgtgcgacctcgGGAACATTTAAGCGTGATTTTTCCTAAAATGGTAGCATACTTGGTCAACATTCAAGAAAGTGGCTCTGACACTTACCAAGCATGACCGTGCCAAAAGGTGGCATGGTAGTGCCAAACGCCTAGCAGTTTAAATACGAGTTTCTAGCTCATTTGCAAGGGAGTTGGAGCATTTTGGTGACTTTTTCTCTCAAGAATCTGGTCTTGGAAGCTTGTTGGAGCCAAGAGGGAGCCTTGAAGAGGATTAAATCACATGAAGATCTACTCAAACACCATTTAATTCTTGTCTTTAACTTGGTTAGCTTACTACATTATGAacaatttatgtttatttgtgCTTGATTTGGTAGTCATGAGCCTTATGGGCTAAACGCTTGTGTTGTCTAAACTATGCTGAAGCTTATGAACATATGATAATATGGAAGTAgatgtgatgattgttcttgttaaTCTTCATGTTGTCACTTAGTCTTGTTCTTGGAATTCATATGCATGCTTAAAgttcttgttcttgaatgtttgctcataagtattcacatgttgtgttggaaagcccatgtacagattatgattattgaatcttgttaacttgttagtatgattcatagcatgaaactaggaatggtgagtgctaatgtgatatgaacaatgatttgagcttgtgtgtgaattcttgcatctagatttggaaagatcaaaagtatgtttatatgaattctatagtttgtgttcatgttttgttgatgatTTAGGCCAAAGTTGTTAGCTAGCATGACCATGCTTGTGGTTCATATCAAGAACATGATGATAGTGCCAACTACTTGAAACCAAGTTAGGGTGATTAGTGTGTTTCTCATATTAGTTTTCCCTAATTTGTAGAGTTAGGAGTTTTGACAAACAAATAACTCATGATTAAAGATTAACATCAACTTGGCAAGTGAGCTTAAAAGAATAATTTTTAGGTGATTAGAATGTTAATTCATTTTTAGTTTTCCTAAGAATTATAGATTAGGAAGCCTTGATTGGGGACTTAGTTAAATCTAGAACTTGCATCATCACAAATCTTCCACCTTGTTGTCATGTGTTTGTTAGTGGAAACTTAGTTTAGGCAACCTTTTCTTAGATATTGTTATTGTTAGAATTTTTagtagtttattttttttttgcatgcTAAGTTAGAAAAAAAATCAACCCAAACATTTGAAAAGGATTtaaagtagcaaaagtttagtatcgagacaccgcatccacggattgatatccggttcttaccgattagctatattaccacccgacgggtacacttgcccttttgtGTGTGTAGTTAGTTTTTAGGTGAAAACccatttttaaaactaaatttgtgtgaagaaaaacttaattaaaaatatatataattcacgcacatcaagtttttggcgccgttgccggggatgcGGTCTTCTTGAAAACGATTCGAGTTACTTATTTAGCCATTGTGAAAAGTGTACAAAGTTTGTGTCTACTTGTCTTGTTTGCCTTTGCTTGATTATtcgaaaaaaaaattatgattaTTTGCtagttgtttttgtttttgtatatattttgtgTGCATTGTGCTCCTTATTCCCTACAGGTCGTGCATGTCCTCTACCCCTGCTGCTGATATCGTTGAGCCTTCATCGGAGCCGGAGCGCGATCTTCACCGGAGACTGCGGGAGCGGTTTCGCGTGGTAGCCGAGACGATTGAGACAGACGCAGCGGACGACGACACCTTCTACGAGGTTCGGGTAGACATGGCGGACGCGGAAGAGAATAGGATCTTGAATGAAATTGGAAAACCGTCACTCGATGGTTTGCCTGCGAGCATCAATGCACCGACAATCGACAATAATAATTTCGAGATCAAGGCTGGCACCATATCGATGTTGCAGAATGCGGTGCAGTTTTATGGCAAGGATCACGAGGATCCTAGTGTTCACATCGCGGGGTTTCTAGAGGTTTGTGCCACATTTAGGATTCGTGATGCATCACCGGATGCTATCCGCCTTCGGCTCTTTCCGTTTTCCTTACGGGATGGAGCCAAGGAGTGGCTTCTTTCACTTCCAGCTGGATCTATCACTACATGGAATCAATTAGCTGAGAAGTTCCTTCAGAAATATTTCCCTCCAGAGAAAACTGTTCGGTTGAGAACCAAGATTCTGAACTTTCGTCAGGACGAGGACGAGTCCCTTTACGAGGCATGGGAGCAGTTCAAAGTGCTTATGAGAAAGGTCCCACATCACGGGTTGCCCAAGTGGCAACAATGTCAGATCTTCTACCATGGTTTGGACAGTCAGGGACAGATGATGGTTGATACCTACTCGGGCGGTGATATCGGCACGAAAAATGCCACCGAGGCATTTGAGATTCTTGAGAAGTGTGCCGCGAAAAACCGGACGCAACAGCCCCCGAGGGGAAAGAGTTCTCGGCAGGGAGTTCATCATGTGGACGACTACACAGCCATGACAGCATGTATGGATGCCTTATCTTCGAAATTTGATCGAGTGATGGAAATGCACTCGAGAGGTTCTTCGAGTGGGGGAGCATATCAGGTAGGTGATTTTCCGACGGGAGAGATGTCACACGAGCATGTTGATTTCATGGGAAACCAATACCGTCCTCAAAACAATCCCTACAGCAATACTTATAATCCGGGGTGGAAGAATCATCCAAACTTTAGTTGGAAGCCCGATGCTTCTAACCAGCATCCACCCGGATTTGCTCCACGTCCCACAGCTCCGACCCATGGAGCATATGGTCCACCTCGTCCTCAGCAGACGCCTCCTTCTAGTGATCCTAGTGTGCATGATATGCTTAGTCAAATCTTAGCTGGTCAAAACACTCAAAAAGCGGAGAATGAGAAGCGTTTTAGGGAGTATGACGGTCGTTTCACGAGGTACGAGAGTGAGTTGAGAAGCCAAAAGGCTTCCATGCAGGCCATTGAGAACCAAGTTGGCCAGATTGCCAAGATGTTGTCTGAGAGACAACAGGGGGGCCTTCCGAGCAACACAGAGCCAAATCCAAATGCTACTGCAAAGGCCATCACATTGAGAAGCGGCAAGACCGCTCAAGCCATCCCTCCGGCTGTTTCAAAAAAGCCAGTCGATGACGAGGAGGTTGATGAGGAGATTGAGGCTGAGTCTCCGGGTGAGGTGCAACAGAGGCGagtcccagcaagtaccgcacgacCCAAGGAGCCAGTGAGAGAGTATATCCCTCCCATTCCATATCCGGGGAGGTTgaagaagcagaaaatggaagaACACTATGGTAAATTCCTCGAGCTTTTTAAGCAACTTCATATAAATTTACCATTTTTCGAGGCACCTGCTCAAATGCCTAAGTATGCCAAGTTTCTGAAAGATATCCTATCCAACAAAAAGAAACTTGAGGAGCTTTCGCAGGTGACCTTGAACGAGGAGTGTTCAGCGGTTCttcagaacaaactaccgaagaAGATGAATGATCCTGGGAGTTTCACTATCCCGTGTTTGATCGGTAGTTTGTCGGTCAGCAATGCGTTGGCTGATCTTGGAGCTAGCATAAACCTCATGCCATATGCGGTTTTTGCTAAGCTAGACTTGGGAGAGCCCAAGCCGACTCGTATGAGCATTCAGCTAGCCGACCGTTCAGTGAAGTACCCTCGAGGCATAGTTGAGAATATGCTGGTGAAAATCGACAAGTTTGTCTTTCCTGTCGATTTCGTGATTCTGGACATGGATGAGGATAAAAATGTTCCACTTATCTTGGGTCGCCCATTCCTAGCCACTGCGAGAGCCTTGATTGATGTCTGCACCGGTAGACTTACTCTTAGGGTTGATGATGAGGAGGTTACCTTTGATATAGGGAAATCCATGCAACACTCACAGAGTTAGGATGATACACTCTACTTCATTGAGACTATCGATACGTATGTGAGTGATCATCTTCATGCTACATTCGAGGAGGATGTTATGGACACACAGCTGCTTGGAGGGGAGACTTTTGGTTCACCTAGTGTGGACCGAATGGTTGAGGAGGTGACCTGTCTGATAGGTCACGCGTCTCC
This genomic stretch from Helianthus annuus cultivar XRQ/B chromosome 8, HanXRQr2.0-SUNRISE, whole genome shotgun sequence harbors:
- the LOC110870068 gene encoding uncharacterized protein LOC110870068, producing the protein MSSTPAADIVEPSSEPERDLHRRLRERFRVVAETIETDAADDDTFYEVRVDMADAEENRILNEIGKPSLDGLPASINAPTIDNNNFEIKAGTISMLQNAVQFYGKDHEDPSVHIAGFLEVCATFRIRDASPDAIRLRLFPFSLRDGAKEWLLSLPAGSITTWNQLAEKFLQKYFPPEKTVRLRTKILNFRQDEDESLYEAWEQFKVLMRKVPHHGLPKWQQCQIFYHGLDSQGQMMVDTYSGGDIGTKNATEAFEILEKCAAKNRTQQPPRGKSSRQGVHHVDDYTAMTACMDALSSKFDRVMEMHSRGSSSGGAYQVGDFPTGEMSHEHVDFMGNQYRPQNNPYSNTYNPGWKNHPNFSWKPDASNQHPPGFAPRPTAPTHGAYGPPRPQQTPPSSDPSVHDMLSQILAGQNTQKAENEKRFREYDGRFTRYESELRSQKASMQAIENQVGQIAKMLSERQQGGLPSNTEPNPNATAKAITLRSGKTAQAIPPAVSKKPVDDEEVDEEIEAESPGEVQQRRVPASTARPKEPVREYIPPIPYPGRLKKQKMEEHYGKFLELFKQLHINLPFFEAPAQMPKYAKFLKDILSNKKKLEELSQVTLNEECSAVLQNKLPKKMNDPGSFTIPCLIGSLSVSNALADLGASINLMPYAVFAKLDLGEPKPTRMSIQLADRSVKYPRGIVENMLVKIDKFVFPVDFVILDMDEDKNVPLILGRPFLATARALIDVCTGRLTLRVDDEEVTFDIGKSMQHSQS